The Glycine soja cultivar W05 chromosome 8, ASM419377v2, whole genome shotgun sequence genome has a window encoding:
- the LOC114424037 gene encoding protein FAR1-RELATED SEQUENCE 5-like — MCAPFVNHCGGYDKVGFIRKDIYNQEVCMRKQHTSYASGALKYLHDLCKKDPMMYVSYTVGEGSRLQRLFWCDAESQLFYEVFGDVLAFDATYKKNKYLCSFVVFSGVNHHNQTIVFGVAIVADETEETYVWLLEQFLEAMKGKTPFSILTDGDLAMRNAITRVMLGVFHRLCARHLFRNALSHVRDKQVLKWLKKLMLCDFEVIEFKKNGKEMVVTFQLEDNSWIAKLYEKRMKWSPTHLRGNFFAGIWTTSRCEAFHAHVAKYVHL; from the coding sequence ATGTGTGCACCATTTGTCAATCATTGTGGTGGATATGACAAAGTGGGGTTTATTAGGAAAGATATTTACAATCAAGAAGTGTGCATGAGAAAGCAACATACCTCTTATGCAAGTGGTGCATTGAAGTATTTACATGATTTATGCAAGAAAGATCCAATGATGTATGTTTCATACACCGTGGGTGAAGGCTCAAGACTACAACGGTTGTTTTGGTGTGATGCTGAGAGCCAATTGTTTTATGAGGTATTTGGTGATGTACTCGCATTCGATGCcacttataagaaaaataagtatttgtGCTCTTTTGTTGTCTTTTCTGGTGTTAACCACCATAATCAGACAATAGTTTTTGGTGTTGCTATCGTGGCTGATGAGACGGAAGAAACATATGTTTGGTTGTTGGAACAATTCTTGGAAGCAATGAAAGGAAAAACTCCTTTTTCAATACTAACTGATGGTGATCTAGCTATGAGGAATGCTATAACAAGAGTGATGCTTGGTGTTTTTCACAGACTGTGTGCAAGGCACTTATTCCGTAATGCATTGAGCCATGTTCGAGACAAACAAGTTTTGAAATGGTTGAAGAAGCTAATGCTTTGTGATTTTGAAGTGatcgaatttaaaaaaaatggaaaagagatgGTTGTTACCTTTCAATTGGAAGACAATAGTTGGATAGCTAAATTGTACGAAAAAAGGATGAAGTGGTCTCCTACGCATTTGAGGGGTAACTTTTTTGCAGGCATATGGACAACATCTCGATGTGAAGCCTTCCATGCTCATGTTGCAAAATATGTTCATTTGTGA
- the LOC114422619 gene encoding stress-induced protein KIN2-like, with protein sequence MDRSQNASHQAGQAMGQAQEKASNMMNSAGNAAQSAKESCQEAGQQMQQKAQGAADAAKNAVGANK encoded by the exons ATGGATCGATCCCAGAATGCGAGCCATCAAGCTGGGCAAGCCATGGGACAGGCTCAG GAGAAGGCAAGCAACATGATGAACAGTGCAGGGAATGCTGCTCAATCTGCCAAAGAATCCTGCCAAGAG GCTGGCCAGCAAATGCAGCAAAAGGCACAAGGGGCTGCTGATGCTGCCAAGAATGCAGTTGGGGCTAACAAATGA
- the LOC114422796 gene encoding uncharacterized protein LOC114422796 isoform X1, with the protein MQLHMLRDLVVKTSVRVICYLLFNPTIYNLRETREKRTRMNSTQVPKKRVAFVLIDGLADVSLPKLGYKTPLQAAKLPNLDAIASAGVNGLMDPVEVGLACGSDTAHLSLLGYDPRVYYRGRGAFESMGAGLAMSPGDIAFKSNFATLDEKTGIVTSRRADRHFEEEGPILCAALDGLKLPSFPQYEVRVRYATEHRCGVVVKGPNLSGNISGTDPLKDNRLLLKAEALDDSHEARNTAAVVNELSKEITKILVSHPVNAKRAAKGKNIANVVLLRGCGIRIEVTPFLNRHGLWPCMVAPTKIIAGLGLSLGIDILDAPGATGDYRTLLTSKASAISKALSAPLQSCPRVFVPGEDELKAGRSDGYDFGFLHIKAIDDAGHDKASILKVKALEAVDKALGQLARLLWEAESTGKFQFFLCVTGDHSTPVEYGDHSFESVPFAICRLKDFVGAIGESTISKSSLDPFPIPSVKSGEDLLDDLETEERDKCCEAYSGDSVYELNEVAAAKGCLGRFPGGEMMGIIKKFINLDAGTD; encoded by the exons ATGCAATTGCACATGTTAAG GGATTTGGTGGTGAAGACATCAGTTAGAGTGATTTGTTATTTGCTTTTTAACCCTACTATTTATAACTTGAGGGAAACACGGGAAAAAAGGACCAGAATGAATAGTACACAGGTGCCAAAGAAAAGAGTGGCATTTGTGCTGATTGATGGATTGGCTGATGTGTCACTGCCAAAGCTTGGATACAAGACTCCTCTTCAGGCAGCAAAACTGCCCAACTTGGATGCCATAGCATCTGCTGGAGTTAATGGACTAATGGACCCTGTTGAGGTTGGCTTAGCTTGTGGAAGTGACACTGCTCATCTTTCCTTGTTGGGTTATGATCCCAGGGTTTATTATCGCGGCCGAGGAGCATTTGAATCCATGGGGGCTGGATTGGCCATGTCACCTGGCGATATTGCTTTTAAG TCAAACTTTGCAACTCTCGATGAGAAAACTGGAATAGTCACCAGTAGGAGAGCTGACAGGCACTTTGAAGAAGAAGGCCCCATCCTTTGTGCTGCCCTAGATGGATTGAAGCTGCCATCTTTCCCTCAATATGAAGTCAGAGTCAG GTATGCAACAGAACATAGATGTGGAGTAGTTGTTAAAGGACCAAATCTGAGTGGAAATATATCAGGAACAGACCCATTGAAGGACAACCGCTTACTTTTGAAAGCAGAAGCTTTAGATGATTCTCATGAAGCAAGGAACACTGCCGCTGTTGTTAATGAGTTGTCCaaggaaataacaaaaattttggTTTCTCATCCAGTGAATGCTAAACGTGCTGCAAAAGGGAAGAACATAGCAAATGTAGTCCTTTTAAGAGGCTGCGGCATTCGAATTGAG GTTACCCCATTTTTAAATAGACATGGTTTGTGGCCATGCATGGTAGCTCCAACGAAAATAATTGCTGGCCTGGGCTTATCACTTGGTATTGATATTCTAGATGCTCCTGGAGCAACTGGGGACTATCGAACTTTACTAACATCAAAAGCATCAGCAATATCTAAGGCACTCTCAGCTCCTTTACAGTCCTGTCCCAGAGTTTTTGTACCTGGAGAGGATGAGCTTAAAGCAGGCCGGTCAGATGGCTATGACTTTGGATTTCTTCATATTAAG GCAATAGATGATGCTGGCCATGACAAAGCAAGCATCCTCAAAGTCAAAGCATTAGAAGCTGTAGATAAAGCCTTGGGACAGCTGGCAAGGCTTCTATGGGAAGCAGAATCAACAGGAAAATTTCAGTTTTTCCTTTGTGTCACAGGAGATCACTCTACTCCAGTAGAATATGGAGATCATAGCTTTGAATCGGTCCCGTTCGCAATTTGCCGGTTGAAAGACTTTGTTGGTGCAATTGGGGAATCCACTATTTCCAAATCTTCTCTTGACCCATTTCCTATTCCAAGTGTTAAGTCGGGTGAAGACTTgcttgatgatttggaaacagaAGAGAGAGACAAATGCTGTGAAGCTTATAGTGGTGATTCGGTTTATGAGCTGAATGAAGTGGCAGCTGCAAAGGGATGTCTGGGGCGTTTCCCTGGGGGAGAAATGATGGGAATTATAAAGAAATTCATTAACTTAGATGCGGGAACTGATTAA
- the LOC114422796 gene encoding uncharacterized protein LOC114422796 isoform X2 produces MNSTQVPKKRVAFVLIDGLADVSLPKLGYKTPLQAAKLPNLDAIASAGVNGLMDPVEVGLACGSDTAHLSLLGYDPRVYYRGRGAFESMGAGLAMSPGDIAFKSNFATLDEKTGIVTSRRADRHFEEEGPILCAALDGLKLPSFPQYEVRVRYATEHRCGVVVKGPNLSGNISGTDPLKDNRLLLKAEALDDSHEARNTAAVVNELSKEITKILVSHPVNAKRAAKGKNIANVVLLRGCGIRIEVTPFLNRHGLWPCMVAPTKIIAGLGLSLGIDILDAPGATGDYRTLLTSKASAISKALSAPLQSCPRVFVPGEDELKAGRSDGYDFGFLHIKAIDDAGHDKASILKVKALEAVDKALGQLARLLWEAESTGKFQFFLCVTGDHSTPVEYGDHSFESVPFAICRLKDFVGAIGESTISKSSLDPFPIPSVKSGEDLLDDLETEERDKCCEAYSGDSVYELNEVAAAKGCLGRFPGGEMMGIIKKFINLDAGTD; encoded by the exons ATGAATAGTACACAGGTGCCAAAGAAAAGAGTGGCATTTGTGCTGATTGATGGATTGGCTGATGTGTCACTGCCAAAGCTTGGATACAAGACTCCTCTTCAGGCAGCAAAACTGCCCAACTTGGATGCCATAGCATCTGCTGGAGTTAATGGACTAATGGACCCTGTTGAGGTTGGCTTAGCTTGTGGAAGTGACACTGCTCATCTTTCCTTGTTGGGTTATGATCCCAGGGTTTATTATCGCGGCCGAGGAGCATTTGAATCCATGGGGGCTGGATTGGCCATGTCACCTGGCGATATTGCTTTTAAG TCAAACTTTGCAACTCTCGATGAGAAAACTGGAATAGTCACCAGTAGGAGAGCTGACAGGCACTTTGAAGAAGAAGGCCCCATCCTTTGTGCTGCCCTAGATGGATTGAAGCTGCCATCTTTCCCTCAATATGAAGTCAGAGTCAG GTATGCAACAGAACATAGATGTGGAGTAGTTGTTAAAGGACCAAATCTGAGTGGAAATATATCAGGAACAGACCCATTGAAGGACAACCGCTTACTTTTGAAAGCAGAAGCTTTAGATGATTCTCATGAAGCAAGGAACACTGCCGCTGTTGTTAATGAGTTGTCCaaggaaataacaaaaattttggTTTCTCATCCAGTGAATGCTAAACGTGCTGCAAAAGGGAAGAACATAGCAAATGTAGTCCTTTTAAGAGGCTGCGGCATTCGAATTGAG GTTACCCCATTTTTAAATAGACATGGTTTGTGGCCATGCATGGTAGCTCCAACGAAAATAATTGCTGGCCTGGGCTTATCACTTGGTATTGATATTCTAGATGCTCCTGGAGCAACTGGGGACTATCGAACTTTACTAACATCAAAAGCATCAGCAATATCTAAGGCACTCTCAGCTCCTTTACAGTCCTGTCCCAGAGTTTTTGTACCTGGAGAGGATGAGCTTAAAGCAGGCCGGTCAGATGGCTATGACTTTGGATTTCTTCATATTAAG GCAATAGATGATGCTGGCCATGACAAAGCAAGCATCCTCAAAGTCAAAGCATTAGAAGCTGTAGATAAAGCCTTGGGACAGCTGGCAAGGCTTCTATGGGAAGCAGAATCAACAGGAAAATTTCAGTTTTTCCTTTGTGTCACAGGAGATCACTCTACTCCAGTAGAATATGGAGATCATAGCTTTGAATCGGTCCCGTTCGCAATTTGCCGGTTGAAAGACTTTGTTGGTGCAATTGGGGAATCCACTATTTCCAAATCTTCTCTTGACCCATTTCCTATTCCAAGTGTTAAGTCGGGTGAAGACTTgcttgatgatttggaaacagaAGAGAGAGACAAATGCTGTGAAGCTTATAGTGGTGATTCGGTTTATGAGCTGAATGAAGTGGCAGCTGCAAAGGGATGTCTGGGGCGTTTCCCTGGGGGAGAAATGATGGGAATTATAAAGAAATTCATTAACTTAGATGCGGGAACTGATTAA